Proteins found in one Tsukamurella paurometabola DSM 20162 genomic segment:
- a CDS encoding MlaD family protein has protein sequence MRAKNTRAAIWLAVALVITLLVAAGIYAALRNPVDGDTRGYEAHLSDASGLRVGSDVRLRGVLIGKVTSVDVRGTDTGNEAVVGFTAQNQHPVTSTTQVAVKYRNLTGERFIEVQPGTSGGGIPTTSIPMARTTPSFDITTLFNGLAPVLRTLSPDDVNELTRNLLGLLQGDDTTAAETFSAIDKITANLADRQTVIKTLIDNVTRVANMINDYSPQVVEFVTNFDLLLTKVLENLDEFRRTATYGPGFGAATNRTLTALGLSKELDVERLFTTAFRDPQAAVQAMSKLPGLFTGVAALLGTPPTSCSKGEAKLPKSTTVLLGGTNVTVCLK, from the coding sequence AACACTCGCGCCGCGATCTGGCTCGCGGTCGCCCTCGTGATCACCCTTCTGGTCGCGGCGGGCATCTACGCCGCCCTCCGCAACCCCGTCGACGGCGACACCCGCGGCTACGAGGCGCACCTCTCGGACGCCTCCGGGCTCCGGGTGGGCAGCGATGTGCGCCTGCGCGGCGTGCTCATCGGCAAGGTCACGTCGGTGGACGTGCGCGGCACGGACACAGGTAACGAGGCGGTGGTCGGATTCACCGCGCAGAACCAGCATCCGGTCACGTCCACGACGCAGGTCGCGGTCAAGTACCGCAACCTCACCGGTGAGCGGTTCATCGAGGTGCAGCCCGGCACCTCGGGCGGCGGCATCCCCACGACCTCGATCCCCATGGCGCGGACCACGCCGTCGTTCGACATCACCACGCTGTTCAACGGGCTCGCGCCGGTGCTCCGCACGCTCAGTCCCGACGATGTGAACGAACTGACGCGCAACCTGCTGGGACTGCTCCAGGGCGACGACACCACGGCCGCCGAGACTTTCAGCGCCATCGACAAGATCACCGCGAACCTCGCCGACCGGCAGACGGTGATCAAGACGCTGATCGACAACGTGACCCGCGTGGCGAACATGATCAACGACTACTCGCCCCAGGTGGTCGAATTCGTCACCAACTTCGACCTGCTGTTGACCAAGGTGCTGGAGAATCTGGACGAGTTCCGCCGCACCGCCACCTACGGGCCCGGCTTCGGCGCCGCCACCAACCGCACGCTCACGGCACTCGGCCTGTCCAAGGAGCTCGACGTGGAACGGCTGTTCACCACCGCCTTCCGAGATCCGCAGGCGGCGGTGCAAGCGATGAGCAAGCTCCCCGGCCTGTTCACCGGCGTCGCCGCACTGCTCGGCACTCCCCCCACCTCGTGCTCCAAGGGCGAGGCGAAGCTTCCGAAGTCGACCACGGTGCTGCTCGGCGGCACGAATGTGACGGTGTGCCTGAAATGA